In the Candidatus Cloacimonas acidaminovorans str. Evry genome, one interval contains:
- a CDS encoding glycosyltransferase translates to MYNILFYILCVLVSTGCITYLVLCIRFVYGFKHYKPVFSFKKRTVSVVIAARNEAKNLQDLLLCLLNQDYPSELFEVILADDDSEDETAEVANKYIEAGLNLHYLKITGRENVLSPKKKALEDAVYTAQGEIILSTDADCIVPTTWISSMVSLFTDDVSMVAGYSRTLLPDWKKASLVQKYEHLDYALSYIALAGCYTIGKSWACVGQNLAYRRSAFYDVGGFSKIKHLLSGDDVNLLQLMRNKGYKIIFNFSPSSFVYTQPIQSWKQLINKRSRWTSNMKYQLKFNPEFYFILFSLACLYWGGLIMLFFNYKLALFILAYRIIIENIIFNFPRSRFGITKEIMKFYPVWLIIQSFFLVFTMILGQFNIFVWHGKRPNNKRNKNANRNL, encoded by the coding sequence GTGTATAACATTCTTTTTTATATTCTCTGTGTGCTTGTTTCAACGGGTTGCATAACCTATCTTGTTTTATGTATCCGTTTCGTGTATGGTTTTAAGCACTATAAACCCGTTTTCAGTTTTAAAAAAAGGACAGTGAGTGTGGTTATTGCTGCCCGTAATGAAGCTAAGAACTTACAGGATTTATTGCTGTGTTTGCTCAATCAGGATTATCCCTCAGAGCTTTTTGAGGTTATATTAGCCGATGATGATTCTGAAGATGAAACCGCGGAGGTAGCAAACAAGTATATTGAAGCAGGTCTAAATTTACATTATTTGAAAATTACGGGACGGGAAAATGTCCTTTCCCCCAAAAAGAAAGCTCTGGAAGATGCTGTTTATACTGCCCAGGGAGAAATTATTCTTTCAACTGATGCAGATTGTATTGTTCCGACTACCTGGATTTCTTCTATGGTCTCTCTCTTTACAGATGATGTTTCTATGGTTGCAGGTTATTCCAGAACTTTGCTTCCCGATTGGAAGAAGGCATCTCTCGTGCAAAAATATGAACATTTGGATTATGCTTTATCCTATATAGCTTTAGCGGGTTGTTATACAATTGGTAAAAGTTGGGCATGTGTAGGACAAAATTTAGCTTACAGACGTTCTGCTTTTTATGATGTAGGGGGCTTTAGTAAAATAAAACATTTGCTTTCAGGGGATGATGTAAATTTACTGCAGTTAATGCGTAATAAGGGTTATAAAATTATTTTCAATTTCTCACCTTCCAGTTTTGTTTATACTCAGCCGATTCAATCCTGGAAACAACTAATCAATAAACGCAGTCGTTGGACTTCCAATATGAAATACCAGCTGAAGTTCAATCCGGAGTTCTATTTTATTCTATTTTCGCTTGCCTGTTTATATTGGGGCGGGTTGATAATGCTGTTTTTTAATTATAAATTAGCTTTGTTTATTTTGGCTTACCGCATTATTATAGAAAACATCATTTTCAATTTTCCCCGTTCGCGTTTTGGAATTACGAAAGAAATAATGAAGTTTTATCCTGTGTGGCTAATTATTCAGAGTTTTTTTCTGGTGTTTACAATGATACTGGGTCAGTTCAATATTTTTGTGTGGCACGGCAAAAGACCCAACAATAAAAGGAATAAAAATGCAAACCGTAATCTTTGA
- a CDS encoding putative sugar nucleotidyl transferase, producing the protein MQTVIFDDDALSNLYPLTLNRSIGDLRCGITKLRQRLESIFCDSEETCVIIAENLVPLYQERHPDWIINSAVRGEKLYLNSRIVITADAVEQIQKLDFGSCLYAGQNIVAIKVKDTSIFPDVAKLKKKLCNIKLYNCLADIIQDNSRMLMRDYHLHFYDGENYFETEPGVTVLHPYNVWVGEGAEFSPGVILDASEGPVVIDTGARIMANAVLCGPVYLGKKSLVKIGAKIYGGTSIGPVCKVGGEVEGTIFQGYSNKQHDGFLGHSYIGEWVNIGADTNNSDLKNTYKTVAYYSYTHKAKIDSGNQFLGCIIGDHSKTGINCSINTGTVIGIGCNLYGPNLIRDFIPDFSWGEAEKLEKYRFQEFCETAEIVKQRRNLSFTATEKELYKNIYNMRI; encoded by the coding sequence ATGCAAACCGTAATCTTTGATGATGATGCACTATCCAATCTTTATCCTTTAACTTTAAACAGAAGTATTGGAGACCTGCGTTGTGGAATAACTAAATTGCGTCAACGCTTAGAGAGTATTTTTTGCGATTCGGAAGAGACCTGTGTGATTATAGCTGAAAATCTTGTTCCGTTATACCAAGAAAGGCATCCCGATTGGATAATCAATTCTGCCGTAAGAGGAGAAAAACTTTATTTGAATTCCCGGATTGTTATCACTGCTGATGCTGTGGAACAAATACAAAAACTTGATTTCGGTTCCTGTTTATATGCAGGACAGAACATTGTAGCTATAAAGGTGAAGGATACTTCTATTTTTCCTGATGTAGCTAAACTGAAGAAAAAACTCTGCAACATTAAACTCTACAACTGCCTTGCAGATATCATTCAAGATAATTCCAGAATGCTTATGCGGGATTATCATCTCCATTTTTATGATGGCGAAAATTACTTTGAAACCGAACCGGGAGTTACTGTTTTGCATCCTTACAATGTTTGGGTGGGCGAAGGAGCGGAATTTTCACCGGGTGTAATTTTGGATGCTTCGGAAGGACCTGTTGTAATTGATACGGGAGCACGTATAATGGCTAATGCTGTTCTTTGCGGTCCTGTTTATTTAGGTAAAAAATCTCTCGTTAAGATTGGTGCTAAAATTTACGGGGGCACTTCCATCGGACCCGTTTGTAAAGTGGGTGGAGAGGTTGAAGGAACAATTTTTCAGGGTTATAGTAATAAGCAACATGACGGTTTTTTAGGGCATTCCTATATCGGTGAATGGGTAAATATAGGTGCCGATACCAATAATAGTGACCTGAAAAATACTTACAAGACCGTAGCTTATTATTCCTATACCCATAAAGCTAAAATTGACTCCGGAAATCAATTTTTAGGTTGCATAATTGGAGACCACAGCAAAACAGGTATTAATTGCAGTATCAATACCGGAACTGTAATCGGCATTGGGTGTAATCTTTACGGACCGAATTTAATTCGTGATTTTATTCCCGATTTTTCCTGGGGAGAAGCAGAAAAATTAGAAAAATACCGTTTCCAGGAGTTTTGTGAAACGGCAGAAATAGTTAAACAGCGGCGTAATTTAAGCTTCACCGCAACTGAAAAAGAACTGTATAAAAATATATATAATATGAGGATATAA
- a CDS encoding PSP1 domain-containing protein, with amino-acid sequence MPDFIEVIFRTGRIGYYQNTKGLNIQPEDIIVVEVERGDDIAQVIHLGINEEELDAQVLTGKTLSIRRQANSEDLEKMKNLSYEEDKAAKTFLGVLDHYPFEMKLIETIYQFDGNKLTFFFTADGRIDFRNFVRELANIFKTRIELHQTTGRDEARRLGGFGMCGKQYCCGSFLKRFNQVTIKMAKDQNLAGNLTKISGPCGRLLCCLNFEEDFYVEEAKGFPLVGTLVTYQNTKMMVFRLNVLAKKVMLASEEGIIQEIDLDEFSRLPVISVPILEEC; translated from the coding sequence ATGCCGGACTTTATAGAAGTGATATTTAGAACGGGACGAATTGGCTATTACCAAAATACCAAGGGCTTGAATATTCAACCCGAAGACATTATTGTAGTAGAAGTGGAAAGGGGTGACGATATAGCTCAGGTAATTCATCTGGGCATCAATGAAGAAGAATTGGATGCTCAGGTTTTAACAGGAAAAACATTAAGTATCCGACGCCAGGCAAATTCGGAAGACCTGGAAAAAATGAAAAATCTCAGTTATGAAGAGGATAAAGCCGCTAAGACCTTTCTGGGTGTTCTGGACCATTACCCTTTTGAAATGAAACTGATTGAAACAATTTACCAGTTTGACGGTAATAAATTAACCTTTTTCTTCACTGCAGATGGCAGAATTGATTTTAGAAACTTTGTTCGGGAATTGGCTAATATTTTTAAAACCCGCATTGAACTTCATCAAACAACGGGTAGAGATGAAGCACGTCGTTTAGGTGGTTTTGGAATGTGCGGGAAACAATATTGTTGCGGCAGTTTTTTAAAACGCTTCAATCAGGTTACCATCAAAATGGCTAAAGACCAAAATCTGGCAGGTAATTTAACCAAAATTTCCGGACCTTGCGGGCGTTTGCTTTGCTGTTTAAATTTTGAAGAGGATTTTTATGTGGAAGAAGCCAAGGGTTTTCCTTTAGTTGGCACCTTAGTTACCTATCAGAATACAAAAATGATGGTTTTCCGTCTTAATGTTTTAGCCAAAAAAGTGATGCTTGCCAGTGAGGAAGGTATAATTCAAGAAATTGATTTAGATGAATTTTCCCGTCTTCCGGTTATTAGTGTTCCCATCCTGGAAGAATGCTAA
- the rlmN gene encoding 23S rRNA (adenine(2503)-C(2))-methyltransferase RlmN, with the protein MLTNIFSLMPEDLAKSIISRQPDLPEYRIKQVLSWLYKFYLNEPEKMTNLPEEFRAFLKTNYSFFLPEIESKLVSQDGAVKYRLLLEDGKIIESVLIPAEKKNTLCLSTQVGCARNCKFCATGKMGLIRNLATQEIIGQVIIASKELKNSGTAKLTNLVLMGMGEPMDNLKNVLMALQILQSNAGFSFSPRRITVSTCGVVPGIIALADSGIKAKLALSLTSAIQSKRRKLMPVSDQYNLIQLKQALLYYLRKTSFRITIEYILIPNFNMDSEDLAALRKFTGDLSCKINFIPYNPGRNSPFRAPTETEIKDFMQRAQKLPQAITLRKSRGADIFGACGQLTKNNLGEKK; encoded by the coding sequence ATGCTAACTAATATTTTTTCTTTAATGCCGGAAGACCTGGCAAAAAGCATTATCAGCAGGCAACCCGATTTACCTGAATATAGAATTAAGCAGGTTCTTTCCTGGTTATATAAGTTTTATCTCAATGAACCGGAAAAAATGACTAATCTGCCTGAGGAATTCAGGGCATTTTTAAAGACCAATTATTCCTTCTTTTTACCTGAAATAGAAAGCAAACTGGTGTCCCAAGACGGAGCTGTAAAGTATCGTTTGCTTTTAGAGGATGGCAAAATAATTGAAAGTGTTTTAATTCCTGCAGAGAAGAAGAATACACTTTGCCTTTCTACTCAGGTTGGTTGTGCCCGCAATTGCAAATTTTGTGCTACGGGAAAAATGGGTTTGATCAGAAATTTGGCAACTCAGGAAATTATAGGGCAGGTAATTATAGCCAGTAAAGAACTAAAAAATAGCGGTACGGCAAAGCTTACAAATCTCGTTTTAATGGGAATGGGTGAACCGATGGATAACCTGAAAAATGTTCTTATGGCACTCCAAATTTTGCAAAGCAATGCAGGGTTTTCTTTCAGTCCAAGACGCATAACGGTTTCTACCTGTGGAGTTGTTCCCGGCATTATAGCTCTTGCAGATAGCGGAATTAAAGCCAAACTTGCCCTTTCCCTAACTTCCGCTATTCAGTCCAAACGCCGGAAATTAATGCCTGTAAGCGATCAATATAACCTTATTCAGCTAAAACAGGCATTATTATATTACCTAAGAAAAACTTCCTTTCGCATAACTATTGAATATATCCTCATTCCGAACTTTAATATGGATAGTGAAGACCTTGCCGCTTTAAGAAAATTCACCGGTGACCTGTCCTGTAAAATAAATTTTATCCCTTACAATCCAGGCAGGAATTCCCCCTTTAGAGCTCCTACAGAAACAGAAATTAAGGACTTTATGCAAAGAGCGCAAAAATTGCCCCAGGCAATAACTTTACGCAAAAGCAGAGGAGCAGATATTTTTGGCGCCTGCGGACAACTTACAAAAAATAATCTGGGAGAAAAGAAATGA
- the deoC gene encoding deoxyribose-phosphate aldolase: MKDIPHIAKELFGDNHPAQCNGGHIICLNCYHCHLKFPDQIYDPHQGLASVIDATILKAETKKEEVTELCKTANQYKTASVCVNSHFIPLAKGLLEKPVKSCTVINFPLGASCPQAIVNEAKAVLEIGAEEVDLVQNLSAFLSGDYDNDLQCMQEVVKLCKKHKALLKVILETCYLTEEQIIISCLLAKKAGADFVKTSTGFGTAGATKENVTLMRKVVGPKIGVKAAGGIRTKEQALAMLSAGANRIGASSVKTILQ; this comes from the coding sequence ATGAAAGATATTCCTCACATTGCTAAAGAACTTTTTGGCGACAATCATCCCGCTCAATGTAACGGTGGACATATCATTTGTCTGAACTGTTATCATTGTCATTTAAAATTCCCCGATCAAATTTATGATCCCCATCAGGGTTTGGCTTCCGTGATAGATGCTACAATTCTAAAGGCAGAAACCAAAAAAGAAGAGGTAACAGAACTCTGTAAAACGGCAAATCAATACAAAACTGCTTCCGTTTGTGTTAATTCACATTTTATCCCTTTAGCGAAAGGACTTCTGGAAAAACCGGTTAAAAGTTGCACCGTTATCAATTTTCCCTTGGGAGCATCTTGTCCCCAAGCAATTGTTAATGAGGCAAAAGCGGTTTTGGAAATCGGAGCGGAAGAAGTGGATTTGGTTCAGAACTTAAGTGCTTTTTTAAGTGGTGATTACGATAACGATTTGCAATGTATGCAAGAAGTGGTTAAATTATGTAAGAAGCATAAGGCGTTGCTGAAAGTTATTCTGGAGACCTGCTATCTTACCGAAGAACAAATAATTATCAGTTGCTTGCTGGCAAAAAAAGCAGGAGCGGATTTTGTGAAGACCTCTACCGGCTTTGGAACTGCAGGTGCTACTAAGGAAAATGTCACATTAATGCGTAAAGTTGTAGGACCTAAAATCGGAGTGAAAGCAGCAGGCGGAATTAGAACCAAAGAACAAGCACTGGCAATGCTTTCTGCAGGTGCCAACAGAATCGGAGCTTCCAGTGTGAAGACAATTTTACAGTAA
- the thyX gene encoding FAD-dependent thymidylate synthase: MKVNIAGFNIDKELIDKLNSPLATPELISASYARISRSNKSIEELRKEAMKELEKARKTNTNIIFAMGHSSVAEHSVFNIDLIGVSRALTELIQRSRIASFTEKSQRYVTFSKDYVVPAEFANRPKLKQPYKKLMDELFAEYELSFNALNELYKKQKPELKTRERECLAKEDARYILPLSTKTQMGMTINARSLENLLRRLSKSPLKEAAELKELLYTKVSAIAPSLIRYIDNDDYTGKVDLEKVGFTGFLQQELPWVKELDLENKVRVINLPANADDTILASIIYQQGELNWNETKETVAHLPRIIKQQLWNQVFKDLKPWHKVPRAFETVDFSFELTMSESCWAQFKRHRYCTVLRKAGSSLAAKIPPAIKAINRENIWTKLNNKIIRMGSALPPKLAYLNPYFRTNASIVTVFVKMNLREIYHFVRLRSDENAQWEIRELSQLMAAQVKKNAPQAASFLCGKSEMNR, encoded by the coding sequence ATGAAAGTAAATATTGCCGGATTCAATATAGATAAAGAACTTATTGATAAACTGAATAGTCCTTTGGCTACTCCTGAATTGATTTCCGCCTCTTATGCCCGTATCAGCAGAAGCAATAAAAGCATAGAAGAATTAAGAAAAGAAGCAATGAAAGAACTGGAAAAGGCAAGAAAAACCAATACCAATATTATCTTTGCAATGGGTCATAGCTCTGTGGCAGAACATTCGGTATTTAATATTGATCTAATCGGTGTTTCCAGGGCGTTAACAGAATTGATTCAGCGCAGCAGAATTGCTTCCTTCACGGAAAAATCTCAACGCTATGTAACTTTTAGCAAGGATTATGTTGTCCCTGCAGAATTTGCGAATCGTCCCAAACTGAAACAGCCCTACAAGAAACTGATGGACGAACTTTTTGCCGAATATGAATTAAGTTTTAACGCCTTAAATGAACTGTATAAAAAACAGAAACCGGAACTTAAAACCAGGGAAAGGGAATGCCTTGCCAAAGAAGATGCGCGTTACATTTTGCCTCTTTCCACAAAAACCCAAATGGGAATGACAATTAATGCCCGTTCTCTGGAAAATCTCTTGAGGCGTTTAAGTAAAAGTCCCTTAAAAGAAGCGGCTGAACTGAAGGAATTATTATATACAAAGGTTTCAGCAATTGCCCCATCTTTAATTCGTTATATAGATAATGATGACTACACAGGTAAAGTGGACTTGGAAAAGGTTGGTTTTACTGGTTTTCTACAGCAGGAATTGCCTTGGGTGAAAGAACTGGATTTGGAAAATAAAGTGAGGGTTATTAACCTTCCTGCTAATGCTGATGACACTATTTTAGCAAGTATTATCTACCAGCAGGGAGAATTGAACTGGAATGAAACTAAGGAAACGGTTGCCCATTTACCCAGAATAATTAAACAGCAACTCTGGAATCAGGTTTTTAAAGACCTGAAACCCTGGCATAAAGTTCCCCGTGCCTTTGAGACAGTTGATTTCAGCTTTGAACTTACTATGAGCGAAAGTTGCTGGGCTCAATTTAAACGACATCGCTATTGTACTGTTTTGCGTAAAGCGGGAAGTTCTTTAGCAGCAAAAATTCCTCCTGCCATTAAAGCTATTAACAGGGAAAATATATGGACCAAACTGAATAATAAAATTATTAGAATGGGCAGTGCACTTCCCCCCAAATTGGCATATCTAAACCCTTATTTTAGAACTAATGCTTCTATTGTTACCGTTTTTGTGAAAATGAACTTACGGGAAATATATCATTTTGTGCGGTTGAGGAGTGACGAAAATGCCCAATGGGAAATTAGAGAGCTGTCACAATTAATGGCTGCACAAGTTAAAAAAAATGCTCCGCAAGCCGCTTCATTCCTTTGTGGAAAAAGCGAAATGAATAGATAA